DNA sequence from the Dioscorea cayenensis subsp. rotundata cultivar TDr96_F1 unplaced genomic scaffold, TDr96_F1_v2_PseudoChromosome.rev07_lg8_w22 25.fasta BLBR01001381.1, whole genome shotgun sequence genome:
acagggtgcaacctaccccgagagtcatgaagaggatgatccaaaaacTTAAAAGGTtaaggagacatcacaagaagcGACCCAATGCTAGTGGGGATGAGCATTCACgaagtaagggtgatgaactcTTGAGTCctaacaagctcgataactccccctctaccttgcaaaaattgtgttcatcatgctttcaagttataggtatgagggcaactttcattcatgaatccCTGTGAGGTAAGATCAGGTaagtcaagcttagtgacattaaacaagcatttcttgggaggcaacccaagtctttattgttttttttctaggtgtagtttagtttttgcatgaataaaagctttagtgttggtgtcttgatttttacatgttaTTGCTGTATTTTTCTCGTGGATCGTTGGTATTTTAGTGTGGTTCATTAGTTTTCTCGTTGTAATTTCTCTAAGTCATCGAGAGAAgacacacagtcgtgtggaatttccacattggtgtgtgtttccattcagagctcaacttctccatcccaagagaacacaagggcgtgtgaatgcccctgtgagtgaccttgtgacggtcacatgcccgtggagaatttccacatgggcgtgtggatctctgcagagtgccaagtctccatcccaagaagacacaggggtatgtgagtgcccctgtggatgaccctgtgggAGGTGCACGGGCGTaggtaattttcacatggccgtgtgaaactctgcagagacaACTtttccatcccaagaagacacaggggcgtgtgagtgcccctgtgagttctTCTATGaacatccacatgcccatgtggaatttctacaggggcgtgtggaacacttagaaactTTTCTCGGgagaacagagaagccacaagggcatgtgggtgcccctgtaggtcgggcacacgggtgtgggtaatttccacacaccaaTGTGGATGTATTCATAGGCAAACAGATCCATACTGAGagtacacaggggcatgtggatgcccctgtgaagctctcttgtATAGTACActgccctgtggaatttccacacgcccgtgtggatgtacagaacacagAGAGCGGTGACTTTTCTTTAAAGCCCACTCGCGTTTCTTTGTTTTAAAGCTCCCAAATGGTCCAAGAACGCTTCTCTTCATCTCCCCAACCCTCTCTCTATCTATTTAAGGGATTTTTAGGTTGTTTGTTGGCCGTTTTCGAAGCTTTTAGTTCTCACTTCATCGGTAAGCTTTGCCTTTCTATTTTCTTCGCCAATTTTCCTTTGTTTTGCTCATTGTGGTCATTTTCGCATAGATTACATGTTAAAGATGTTGGTGAAtgtttatagaatatatttcaAAGCTTTCATGATGTATTGTGAATTTCTACATAactgtgtggattcctgcagaatgagtttttaatttttatttgatcattttttttttcaattcttacaGGAATGGTTCCTAGATCAAAGAAGTTGGCCGGCAAGCGTCCCCACGAACCCTCTCCAGAGCAATTGGAGTTTGTGATCACAGAACATCAAGCTCGGTTCGAGCGCTtgtcgaagctcaagtttggaCAGTCGAGGTTTGCAGACTTAAGTACATTGAGAGAGACACAACTTGGGGACGAGAAGGCTGATGAGGTGGTAGAGCTTCTCTCAATCGGTACTTACCACAGATTATTGTTTATTCGAAGTTGGCCATCCGCATGTTAATAGTGGAGGTGCTcgctttatttgagttctacAGATCTTATAGTAGCTTCGTGAGCATCAATGCCATctagttcagagcatttggtcGGTGTCACAACATGAGTGTGACACAGTTCTCCATGTGACTCGGTCTGTACGATGAAGATTATATTGATACAGAGGAGTATAAGCAGCTACCTACCGATTACCCAGGCAGTTTGACTCCTCAGAATGCTTACAGGATGCTGTGCGGTTAAGGACAGTACGAGCCGGGGATTTCCCAAGCGACATGCCTCTCCCGGCCATCTTATAGATATGTCCACGCTATTCTCAACAGATCAGTGAATGGCTGTGGTGACAGTACAAGGGTTCTGAGCAGACAAGAGCTgctatacttatactccatagTACAGAGTGAGCCACTCCACctgggacacatcatggcagagtacgtACGTCACCAAGGGCAGTACGCTAGGGTAGGAGTGCTTTTCTTGGGCCCGTActttactagactcatcatggggatgggtctcttggatgcgATTAGAGGACCGAGAAGATCATTGTGCCATCTCCCCTCGGCTTTGAGACCATGAGACGGATGAGAATGGTTAGAAGGTACAGAGACGGCGTCTATGTTATGATCATGCCCCCACTAGAGACGACGGAGGGTGAGGGTGACAATGTAGAGGGTTCTCAACCTCCTATTCAGCTACAGCCAGAGCAAATGAAGACAGAGACACCCCCTGCAGAATAGGAGCCACCACCAGTGCagatcttttctccttcttgaaCCCATGATCACTTttagaggctcgagagtgctgtaagGGTACTATAGAGCGACTTGGCTGAGGTTCTCACGACACAAGATGTGAACCACGCCgaggtgatggcgcgtcttTTCACATTACAATAGTTACTCGAGTGAGACGTGACCTCACGTTTGTTATGAGACCCCGAGCTCCACCGACACCTCCAACATCATTAGCGGTACCATCACTACCACCAGCAGCACCAGTTTCATCACCTGTAGTAGCAGCAGCTAAGCCAATAAAGCAGGACACCAACGACAAAGGCgtctttatctttatctttatgtttcgttgtttctatgtttttttattttatttttttattttattttggacatgtattactaagaaaggactttccttttgagtttatctttttggtttttagctATTCCGcgttgtatttcatttccatatctttatagactcgattttattttgtttttgttaagcttTACTGAACCTCCCTTGTGTATaagtgcagatggtcttgtgagtcttgaatttgaggaatagtcattggcacgGTTAATGTGGTATTCACATGGCAGTTGGAAtgcaactctcaatgaatatagctccaccAAACATATTagtaggagttcaggggagtattgtttcaatttcccataTCCACATTCATGTTTTTCTACTTATGCATTCATcattcatgctcatgtagccaatggcggttcaccttagttgcaatggttgtattcttaagtttaggaaaatttctaacattgaatactatcatgctctagttttagttgaatttttaggaatttttgccagatTATCACCTTGTTGCACTCCTCATTCatgaaaccttgtggaaactcaagttcaatgtttaagggactattttagcatgcttcttgttttaatttctttgaaaaaaaaagtatatgttTGTTtcgtttgtgcattgggggtggaaagagctaccacctatgaagtatgaaactattctcataagttggatactagttatgtcctaatAAGTAAAGGAGTTATTGAtcagcgatccgcaagtgcacggagtcgtcaagtaatacccctcgtgcgagcacgagagggtcgtattccctgggcccaagaatctactcttacttcctctttgcgcattgtctagccgaatgattcgaagggtttctctaatctattacttgaaataaaagaactacaaatggagtctatgataaggtaggggtataaaatcaggggaaagaaatggtcacggatgcggattccctaggggctactaaagtgcaagggatgctaagaatgtcatgcaattgaaggtttggacctagagatttcctaaattagatcaacccgatggtcacggcaattaacccctaatccggtataagtattgacatagaatttcttctgatcaaatcctcatacaattgcattaacaagtgtggaaatccctaattagggccggaacacaacttggtctcagcccctaatggtggagggtgcagaataccccgatggtcacggcgtattcgtacatgaatcccttccaaacttggtgtgtctagtacaagggcgatggtcacgctaccaagtataacctagcagcttggtttctgagagttctcatgtaagcaacacatcaaatgcaccaagaatgaatcacaaatacacaacaattgcaatagacaaaaattaaatcatccaaatacacaagttcacccctaaggttcaccggcatACGGTGACCTTTGGGGTCTActcatccatgcaaacaaatacaagcaacaagtccatgaaaataactacaaatggcataagaaaactccctcaaacaatagaagtaggaagacaagccaagctaagTGGAAAATGCTTCCCACGGACGCGCCTGATgaggggcggcttccctcgtgctctacaaactcccaaagaagagatcgatgaagatctagccaaaaccgagcttctccctttgatttcccttctccaaaaacgtgtgatcttgcctcctaaagaccgggtgaaaatcggctccaagaactctcccaaaaactcctctccttgccctagaaaaattggtttcatttatatcccgtcagtccatgcgggcatccatgcgggcgcatggagcccgtgaagctcacagccaaatgcctagaaaacatgccggtgctacagtactcagctgcagtattttgctacagtacccgagtattgtgaatttccagcaaacctcacgggcacccatgcgggcgcatggagcccgtgagtgtgtgtatgcttcatccctcgctctccctattcacaccacattcaatgactaccggtgttaaaaatgttaaagacaccctcaatagtaggtcaagagtccttcggtccacattcaacactttagtaactaagtgaatgcatgattgagtccgagagaacaaatacttctttctttctttatttatttatttttttttcgagtctgcctaatgtagactgcacaaaatatcttataatctttcagaa
Encoded proteins:
- the LOC120256292 gene encoding uncharacterized protein LOC120256292, which gives rise to MTLQLADRSVRPPKGIIEDVLVKVDKYIFPPDFVVLDVDEDVEVLLILGRPFLRTSKALIDMDRMVPRSKKLAGKRPHEPSPEQLEFVITEHQARFERLSKLKFGQSRFADLSTLRETQLGDEKADEVVELLSIDYIDTEEYKQLPTDYPGSLTPQNAYRMLCG